A DNA window from Daucus carota subsp. sativus chromosome 3, DH1 v3.0, whole genome shotgun sequence contains the following coding sequences:
- the LOC108211819 gene encoding protein trichome berefringence-like 7, which translates to MGKLQLSLSESFSFRPSPVRIFSLGNYKSWVSQAFSGGLIVVATFVFFVIAMNFGYSYVVVDDDFQPAVQTYDMLNGTASGEECNYFQGSWVFDESYPLYNASDCPFAERGFNCLANGRKDKDYQKWRWKPENCDIRKFDVHEVLEMLRGKRVVFVGDSLGRTQWESMICLLMTEVEDKTSVSQVIGNRITKQIRHIGVQFKSFNLTVEFYRSVFLVQPGAVPKRSPKRVKSTLKLDVLDDISKKWIQSDILIFNSGHWWTPGKLFDMRCYFQIAGKLKLGMSTASAYRTALTTWASWVQNMIDTNKTRVFFRTFEPSHWSGRNHLTCKVTRLPLNKTNGKEQNPFSDTIINVVKNMTVPVTVMHVTPMGASRSDAHVGTWSDNPLVPDCSHWCLPGVPDAWNEILFSHLLSQD; encoded by the exons ATGGGTAAATTGCAGTTGAGTTTATCTGAGTCATTTAGTTTTAGGCCTTCCCCTGTAAGAATTTTTAGTTTGGGAAACTATAAGAGTTGGGTGTCTCAGGCATTTAGTGGAGGTTTAATTGTTGTGGCTACATTTGTGTTTTTTGTCATAGCTATGAATTTTGGGTATTCGtatgttgttgttgatgatgattttcaGCCAGCTGTACAAACTTATGATATGCTAAATGGCACAGCTTCTGGAGAAGAATGCAACTATTTTCAAGGGAGTTGGGTGTTTGATGAGAGTTACCCTTTGTACAATGCTTCAGATTGTCCTTTCGCGGAGCGTGGTTTCAATTGTTTGGCTAATGGTCGTAAAGATAAAGATTATCAGAAGTGGAGGTGGAAGCCCGAGAATTGTGATATCAGAAAATTTGATGTTCATGAGGTTTTGGAAATGCTTCGTGGGAAAAGGGTTGTTTTTGTTGGTGATTCATTAGGTAGAACTCAGTGGGAGTCTATGATATGTTTGTTAATGACTGAGGTGGAGGATAAGACAAGCGTGTCTCAAGTCATTGGGAACAGGATTACTAAACAGATCAGACATATAGGGGTTCAGTTTAAATCTTTCAATTTGACGGTTGAGTTCTATCGTTCAGTTTTTTTAGTGCAGCCTGGTGCAGTCCCAAAACGTTCTCCAAAGAGGGTTAAGTCAACATTAAAACTCGATGTCTTGGATGATATTAGTAAGAAGTGGATCCAGTCGGATATTCTTATCTTCAATTCAGGGCATTGGTGGACTCCTGGAAAGCTCTTTGACAT GCGCTGCTATTTCCAGATTGCTGGAAAATTGAAGCTGGGAATGTCAACTGCTTCTGCATACAGAACAGCATTAACTACATGGGCTTCTTGGGTGCAAAATATGATTGATACAAATAAAACACGTGTATTCTTTCGGACATTTGAACCCAGCCATTGGAG TGGTAGGAACCATCTGACTTGCAAAGTAACAAGGTTGCCTTTGAACAAAACCAATGGCAAGGAGCAAAACCCATTCTCAGACACTATCATCAATGTAGTGAAGAATATGACAGTTCCTGTCACCGTGATGCATGTTACTCCCATGGGGGCTTCCCGGAGTGATGCGCATGTTGGTACTTGGAGTGACAATCCATTAGTGCCAGACTGTAGTCATTGGTGCTTACCAGGAGTTCCTGATGCGTGGAATGAAATTCTATTCTCACATCTACTTTCTCAGGATTGA
- the LOC108214436 gene encoding putative transcription elongation factor SPT5 homolog 1, with translation MPRRDVDDDDDLEPEEDEQVYQDEEEDYDDYKSGRKRSRSQFIDDAAEEDEDEEEEEEDDDDDEDYGGGGRKAGAPKPKKRTSGSHFFDLEAQVDSDEDDEEDEGEDDFIVDNGADLPDDEDARRLHRRPLLPREDDQEDVEALERSIQARYARSSHTEYDEETTDVEQQALLPSVRDPKLWMVKCAIGHEREVAVCLMQKCIDRGPELQIRSAIALDHLKNYVYIEADKEAHVREACKGMRNIFTGSKILLVPIKEMTDVLAVESKAIELSRDTWVRMKIGTYKGDLAKVVDVDNVRQRVTVKLIPRIDLQALANKLEGREVPKKKTFTPPPRFMNVDEAREMHIRVERRRDPMTGDYFENINGMMFKDGFLYKTVSMKSISTQNIQPSFDELEKFRQPGENGDGDMASLSTLFANRKKGHFMKGDRVIVVKGDLKNLKGVVEKVEEDTVHIKPYDEGLPKTLAVSEKELCKYFEPGNHVKVVSGATEGATGMVVTVERHLVNIVSDTTKEVIQVFSDNVVESSEVTSGKTRIGDYELHDLVLLDNMSFGVIIRVENEAFQVLKGVHERPEVALVRLREIKYKIERKNSAQDRSRNIIAVKDVVKVLDGPSKGKQGPVEHIFKGILFIYDRHHLEHAGFICAKSQACMVVGGRANGDRNGDPTSRFALKPPNRVPPSPGRMPRGGHYNSGGRFGGGRGHNSLIGTSVRVRLGRYKGCKGIVKDVKGQTVRVELEAQMKDVTVNRDEIVDTITTATPSREQQRYGAGNETPMHPSRTPMHPYMTPMRDSGATPIHDGMRTPMRDRAWNPYTPMSPPRDNWEDGNPASWGTSPQYQPGSPPSRTYEAPTPGSGWANTPSGNYSEAGTPRDSSPAYANAPSPYLPSTPGGQPPMTPSSAYLPGTPGGQPMTPGGGGLDMMSPVVGGDHEGPWFLPNILVNLRRSADETSLGVVRELLPDGSCRVALGSSGNGETVTVFPNEVEAVVPRKSDKIKIMGGAYRGSTGKLIGIDGTDGIVKLDDTLDVKILDMVMLAKQA, from the exons ATGCCGCGGCGAGACGTAGACGACGACGACGATCTGGAGCCGGAAGAAGACGAGCAAGTGTACCAAGACGAGGAAGAGGACTACGACGATTACAAGTCCGGACGGAAGCGTTCCAGATCCCAGTTCATCGACGATGCGGCGGAGGAAGATGAGGacgaagaagaggaagaagaagatgacGACGATGATGAGGATTATGGAGGCGGTGGCAGAAAAGCCGGTGCGCCCAAGCCCAAGAAACGGACTTCCGGTTCGCATTTTTTCGACTTGGAAGCGCAGGTGGATAGTGATGAGGACGACGAAGAAGATGAAGGAGAGGATG ATTTCATTGTGGATAATGGAGCTGATCTGCCTGACGACGAGGATGCTAGACGGCTACATCGTCGACCTCTGCTTCCTCGTGAGGATGACCAGGAGGATGTTGAGGCTCTTGAGAGAAGCATTCAGGCTAGGTATGCCAGGTCCAGTCATACGGAATATGATGAGGAGACCACAGATGTAGAGCAGCAAGCTCTGTTACCGTCTGTGAGGGACCCAAAGTTGTGGATGGTCAAATGTGCG ATTGGCCATGAGCGGGAGGTAGCTGTTTGCCTCATGCAAAAGTGCATTGATAGAGGACCTGAGTTGCAAATTAGATCTGCTATAGCACTTGATCATCTGAAAAATTACGTTTATATAGAAGCAGACAAGGAAGCCCATGTTAGAGAG GCTTGCAAGGGTATGCGTAATATATTTACAGGCAGTAAGATTCTGCTTGTTCCTATTAAAGAAATGACGGATGTCCTTGCTGTTGAAAGCAAAGCGATTGAGCTTTCAAGGGACACCTGGGTTAGGATGAAAATTGGCACTTACAAGGGGGACCTTGCCAAG GTTGTGGATGTGGACAATGTGAGGCAGAGAGTTACAGTCAAATTGATTCCGAGGATTGACTTGCAGGCTTTGGCAAACAAATTG GAAGGTAGAGAAGTTCCAAAAAAGAAAACATTTACCCCGCCGCCACGTTTTATGAATGTCGATGAAGCTAG GGAAATGCATATTCGTGTTGAGCGAAGGCGAGATCCAATGACTGGGGATTATTTTGAGAACATCAATGGTATGATGTTTAAAGATGGTTTCTTATACAAAACTGTATCAATGAAATCTATCAGCACGCAAAATATTCAACCAAGCTTTGACGAACTTGAGAAATTTCGGCAACCTGGTGAGAATGGGGATGGTGATATGGCTAGTTTGTCAACCTTGTTTGCAAACCGAAAGAAAGGTCATTTTATGAAAGGAGATAGAGTTATAGTTGTAAAAGGTGATCTTAAAAATTTGAAGGGGGTGGTCGAGAAAGTTGAGGAAGACACTGTCCATATCAAACCGTATGATGAAGGCCTTCCG AAAACACTGGCTGTAAGCGAAAAGGAGCTTTGCAAGTACTTCGAACCTGGTAATCATGTGAAGGTTGTATCTGGTGCGACAGAAGGTGCTACTGGCATGGTAGTGACAGTTGAGAGGCACCTGGTCAACATAGTGTCTGACACAACTAAAGAAGTT ATTCAAGTATTCTCTGACAATGTAGTTGAAAGTTCTGAAGTGACATCTGGCAAGACAAGAATCGGGGACTATGAGCTCCATGATTTAGTGTTGCTGGA CAATATGAGCTTCGGTGTGATTATACGGGTTGAGAATGAAGCTTTTCAG GTGCTTAAGGGAGTGCATGAAAGACCTGAAGTTGCACTCGTTAGACTCAGAGAGATCAAGTACAAGATTGAAAGAAAGAATTCAGCACAAGATCGGTCACGGAACATAATAGCGGTGAAAGATGTTGTGAAAGTTCTTGATGGACCTTCCAAA GGGAAGCAAGGACCTGTTGAACATATCTTTAAAGGAATATTGTTCATATACGATCGTCACCATCTTGAGCATGCTGGTTTTATCTGTGCCAAATCCCAAGCTTGCATGGTAGTTGGGGGACGTGCAAATGGTGATAGAAAT GGGGATCCAACCTCAAGATTTGCTCTCAAGCCTCCCAATCGTGTTCCGCCATCGCCCGGTAGAATGCCTAGAGGAGGCCACTATAACT CTGGGGGTAGGTTTGGAGGTGGAAGAGGACATAACTCTTTGATTGGTACTAGTGTAAGAGTTCGCCTGGGTCGTTACAAGGGCTGCAAAGGAATTGTTAAAGATGTTAAAGGACAAACAGTTCGTGTTGAATTAGAGGCTCAAATGAAGGATGTGACAg TCAATCGTGATGAAATTGTTGATACCATTACTACTGCAACACCATCCAG GGAGCAACAACGATATGGTGCGGGGAATGAGACACCAATGCATCCATCACGTACACCAATGCATCCTTATATGACTCCTATGAGAGATTCCGGAG CCACACCTATTCATGATGGTATGAGGACCCCAATGCGGGACAGGGCTTGGAACCCTTACACACCAATGAGTCCACCAAG GGATAACTGGGAAGACGGAAACCCTGCATCTTGGGGGACAAGTCCTCAGTATCAG CCGGGAAGTCCTCCTTCAAGAACGTATGAAGCACCAACACCTGGTTCAGGTTGGGCCAACACCCCTAGTGGCAATTACAGTGAAGCTGGAACCCCAAGGGATAGCAGTCCAGCCTATG CCAATGCACCCAGCCCATACTTGCCGTCAACTCCTGGCGGTCAGCCGCCTATGACACCTAGTTCGGCCTACCTACCTGGTACACCTGGGGGGCAACCGATGACACCTGGAGGTGGTGGATTGGATATGATGTCCCCTGTAGTTG GTGGTGATCACGAGGGTCCTTGGTTTCTTCCAAATATATTGGTTAATTTACGGAGGTCTGCTGATGAAACATCTTTAGGAGTTGTTCGGGAGCTGCTTCCG GATGGTTCCTGCAGGGTAGCTCTGGGTTCGAGCGGCAACGGAGAGACGGTTACTGTTTTCCCTAATGAAGTTGAGGCAGTGGTTCCAAGGAAGTCGGACAAAATAAAGATCATGGGTGGTGCCTATCGAGGGTCAACTGGGAAACTCATTGGTATTGATGGGACAGATGGAATTGTGAAGCTAGATGATACACTTGATGTTAAAATATTAGACATGGTCATGTTGGCTAAACAAGCTTAA